In Leptodactylus fuscus isolate aLepFus1 chromosome 2, aLepFus1.hap2, whole genome shotgun sequence, one genomic interval encodes:
- the NSRP1 gene encoding nuclear speckle splicing regulatory protein 1, whose amino-acid sequence MAAPGKQYGLILPKKLQQKNVCAPKHSAFADDSDEEMTVGESLQKEALKKRVMKQTKLEMQRALEEDSSVYEYDSVYDDLQKKKEEDAAKKLSGKDRKPKYIQNILKAVEHRKKEQEKRMEKKIQKEREMEGDEFKDKDAFVTSAYKKKLQEKAEEEERERREAAMEASLDVTKQRDLSGFYRHLLNQTVGEEKAPECSLRSTEVKQEKPRGYSDEPNNGNIDADSDLETESSEDEENTSKRSSSHDKKERKIHERHRHTSSSSEEEDEYHRKNAKNKKPSDKDTIERGKSHTQRGYEKERIDDREEKARYKEHSRREDQDYKEREQERNNKDGKREKEYRKKEDEEYYTEKDRHGKNHKERVNEDKWRDRADKDRTDKLDREHRNKQDRERSDRDWGDRSERDRGDKPERDRGDRSDRDRTGRDRADRSDRDRGDYPDHENRSRAERDRTDRREREREDKTDRELKDSSDKTKIQRDHEKKKESQSSSEENRTTENDHVSDPKRKVNETTEEDNSSTSKFAKRSNEETVVSARDRYLARQMARSAVKTYVEKEED is encoded by the exons ATGACTGTTGGAGAAAGTCTACAGAAGGAAGCCCTAAAGAAGCGTGTGATGAAGCAG ACCAAGCTTGAAATGCAGAGAGCCCTGGAGGAGGATTCTTCTGTATATGAATATGACAGTGTGTATGACGACTTgcagaagaagaaagaggaagaCGCAGCTAAGAAGCTATCTGGAAAGGATAGAAAG CCAAAATATATCCAGAACATCCTGAAAGCAGTGGAGCACAGAAAGAAGGAGCAGGAAAAGAGAATGGAGAAAAAGATCCAGAAAGAACGTGAAATGGAAGGGGACGAGTTTAAAGACAAGGATGCTTTTGTCACCTCTGCTTATAAGAAAAAGCTTCAGGAGAAAGCTGAAGAGGAAGAGCGGGAGAGGAGGGAGGCTGCAATGGAAG CATCTCTGGATGTGACGAAGCAGCGAGACCTGAGCGGCTTCTACAGACATCTTCTGAATCAGACTGTGGGGGAAGAGAAAGCTCCTGAATGCAGCTTGAGAAGTACTGA ggtgaagcaagagAAGCCAAGAGGATATTCTGATGAACCTAATAATGGGAACATTGATGCGGATAGTGATTTGGAAACTGAATCCAGTGAGGATGAGGAAAATACTTCAAAGAGATCAAGTAGCCATGACAAAAAGGAACGAAAAATCCATGAGAGACATAGACATACAAGCTCATCAAGTGAGGAAGAGGATGAGTACCACCGAAAGAATGCAAAAAATAAGAAACCAAGTGACAAAGACACAATAGAAAGAGGCAAATCTCATACCCAACGGGGTTATGAGAAAGAAAGAATAGACGATCGTGAAGAAAAGGCAAGGTACAAGGAGCATAGCAGGAGGGAAGACCAAGATTACAAAGAGAGAGAACAAGAGCGCAATAACAAGGATGGAAAACGCGAAAAAGAATATCGTAAGAAAGAGGATGAGGAATATTACACTGAGAAAGACAGACATGGGAAAAACCACAAAGAAAGAGTTAATGAGGACAAATGGAGAGACAGGGCTGATAAAGATCGAACAGATAAATTAGACAGAGAACATCGGAATAAACAGGACAGAGAAAGGTCAgacagagattggggggacagGTCGGAAAGGGATCGGGGAGACAAGCCGGAAAGAGATCGGGGAGATAGGTCAGACAGAGATCGGACAGGCAGAGATCGGGCAGACAGGTCGGACAGAGATCGGGGAGATTATCCAGATCATGAAAATAGAAGTAGAGCAGAGCGAGATCGTACAGACAGGCGAGAAAGAGAACGTGAAGACAAAACAGACAGAGAGCTGAAGGATAGTTCAGATAAAACCAAGATTCAGAGAGACCatgaaaagaaaaaggaaagcCAGTCATCCTCTGAAGAGAATCGGACTACTGAAAATGACCATGTTTCTGACCCCAAGCGCAAAGTGAACGAAACCACAGAAGAAGACAACTCTTCAACAAGCAAGTTTGCAAAACGCAGTAATGAAGAGACTGTAGTATCCGCCAGAGACCGATATCTTGCAAGACAAATGGCTCGCTCTGCAGTAAAAACTTATGTAGAAAAAGAGGAAGATTAA